The Pseudomonas iranensis genome includes a window with the following:
- a CDS encoding AraC family transcriptional regulator, translating into MALAAPPDLTDTDVPVQPLARTYPRGLFIEPHEHVWGQLLYAMSGVMWVETPHEALVVPPQRAVWLPPGVPHGIRVVSDLQMRNIYLRPALAATLDATVQVIEVGGLLRELIVGLVAQGDAGEAEYYEALVGLALLELRRARRSQLKIPLPDESDRRLMNLCQAVMAAPSLEIPFEQHAQNAGASVRTLARLFKDSLGMGFAEWRRQVQLATAVAALIQGVAVSVIARDLGYSPSSFSDMFRRELGVAPSQFAV; encoded by the coding sequence ATGGCCCTCGCCGCGCCCCCTGATCTGACCGACACCGATGTGCCCGTGCAACCGCTGGCGCGAACCTATCCGCGTGGTTTGTTCATCGAGCCGCACGAGCATGTCTGGGGGCAGTTGCTGTATGCGATGAGCGGAGTGATGTGGGTCGAAACCCCGCACGAAGCGCTGGTGGTGCCGCCGCAGCGGGCGGTGTGGTTGCCGCCGGGAGTGCCGCACGGGATTCGTGTGGTGTCGGATTTGCAGATGCGCAATATCTACCTGCGCCCGGCGCTGGCGGCGACCCTGGATGCGACGGTGCAGGTGATCGAAGTCGGTGGTCTGCTGCGCGAGTTGATCGTCGGGCTGGTGGCGCAGGGCGATGCCGGCGAGGCTGAGTATTACGAGGCACTGGTCGGGCTGGCGTTGCTGGAACTGCGCCGGGCCAGGCGTTCGCAACTGAAGATTCCACTGCCGGATGAGTCCGACCGGCGTCTGATGAATCTGTGTCAGGCCGTGATGGCCGCGCCGTCGCTGGAGATCCCGTTCGAGCAGCATGCGCAGAACGCCGGGGCCAGCGTGCGTACGCTGGCGCGGTTGTTCAAGGACAGCCTCGGCATGGGCTTCGCCGAATGGCGGCGCCAGGTGCAGTTGGCGACGGCGGTGGCAGCGTTGATTCAGGGCGTGGCGGTGAGCGTCATTGCTCGCGACCTGGGTTATTCACCGAGCAGCTTCAGCGACATGTTTCGCCGGGAGCTGGGGGTGGCGCCTTCGCAATTTGCCGTGTAG
- the mnmH gene encoding tRNA 2-selenouridine(34) synthase MnmH — protein sequence MLRDCTDYRDIFLNDRPMMDARAPVEFHKGAFPGVVNLPLMNDLERQKIGTCYKQHGQQAAIELGHQMVSGAVKAERIQAWADFARAHPDGYLYCFRGGLRSQITQQWLRDEAGIDYPRVGGGYKAMRSFLIDTLEQAIAQCDFVLLGGMTGTGKTEVLVQLRNGVDLEGHANHRGSSFGKRATGQPSNIDFENRLAIDFLKKRDAGIEQFVLEDESRVVGSCALPLPLYQGMQHYPMVWLEDRFEDRVERILRDYVIDLSAEFASLHGENGFALFSERLLESLNNVQKRLGGERHLRMLVLMEQALAEQARSGAVELHRGWIEGLLREYYDPMYVFQREKKGGRIEFAGERGAVIEYLRARVSQRD from the coding sequence ATGCTCCGCGACTGCACCGACTACCGCGATATTTTCCTCAACGACCGGCCAATGATGGATGCCCGCGCGCCGGTCGAGTTTCACAAAGGCGCGTTCCCCGGCGTGGTCAATCTGCCGCTGATGAATGATCTGGAACGGCAGAAGATCGGCACCTGCTACAAGCAGCATGGCCAGCAGGCGGCGATCGAGCTGGGCCATCAGATGGTGTCCGGCGCAGTCAAGGCCGAGCGCATCCAGGCCTGGGCCGACTTCGCCCGGGCTCATCCCGATGGTTATCTGTACTGTTTTCGCGGTGGTTTGCGCTCGCAGATCACCCAGCAGTGGCTGCGCGACGAGGCGGGCATCGACTATCCGCGCGTCGGCGGCGGCTACAAGGCGATGCGCAGTTTTTTGATCGACACCCTTGAGCAGGCCATCGCGCAGTGTGATTTCGTTTTGCTAGGCGGCATGACCGGCACCGGCAAGACCGAAGTGCTGGTGCAGTTGCGCAACGGTGTGGATCTGGAAGGCCACGCCAACCATCGCGGCTCCAGTTTCGGCAAACGCGCTACCGGGCAGCCGTCGAACATCGATTTCGAGAATCGCCTGGCCATCGACTTCCTGAAGAAACGCGATGCCGGGATCGAGCAGTTTGTGCTCGAAGACGAGAGCCGCGTGGTCGGCAGTTGTGCCTTGCCGCTGCCGCTGTATCAGGGCATGCAGCACTACCCGATGGTCTGGCTGGAAGATCGTTTCGAGGATCGCGTCGAACGGATCCTGCGTGATTACGTCATCGATCTGTCGGCGGAGTTTGCCTCCCTCCACGGCGAAAACGGTTTTGCCTTGTTTTCCGAACGTCTGCTGGAAAGCCTCAACAACGTACAGAAACGCCTCGGCGGCGAACGCCATTTGCGGATGCTGGTGTTGATGGAGCAGGCGCTGGCCGAGCAGGCCCGCAGCGGCGCGGTGGAGCTGCATCGCGGCTGGATCGAGGGTTTGCTGCGCGAGTATTACGACCCGATGTATGTCTTCCAGCGCGAGAAGAAGGGCGGGCGGATCGAGTTTGCCGGAGAGCGGGGGGCGGTGATCGAGTATTTGCGTGCGAGGGTGAGCCAGAGGGATTGA
- a CDS encoding quinone oxidoreductase family protein, translating to MKALQFDQTGDLSSLRFVDVPTPVPGADEVLVQIKAAGLNPSDVKNVLGRFPYTTLPRVPGRDFAGVVVEGPQALIGQEVWGTGRELGFFADGAHAQFVKLPASGVAHKPAHLSFAQAASLGVPYTTAWDALERSLVSADTRLLVIGGGAVATAALALAKVRGAQLLAAARRPEQVADLQQQGYQTIQLDKPENLGAQVNAVYRGGADVIFDTTGFWLPASVAALATFGRIAIIAAPVDGHVQLPALALYRKGGSVVGINSLLYGVEACAAMLEQFGRFFDEDRLPLPQGLVEVPLAEGLARYDEVNQGGGDKIILLP from the coding sequence ATGAAAGCGTTGCAATTCGATCAGACCGGCGACCTGTCTTCCCTGCGTTTCGTCGACGTTCCGACCCCGGTGCCCGGCGCCGATGAAGTGCTGGTGCAGATCAAGGCTGCCGGCCTCAATCCCAGCGATGTGAAAAACGTCCTCGGGCGTTTTCCTTACACCACGCTGCCACGGGTTCCGGGGCGGGATTTTGCCGGGGTGGTGGTCGAGGGGCCGCAAGCACTGATCGGTCAGGAAGTCTGGGGTACCGGGCGCGAGCTGGGCTTCTTCGCCGACGGCGCCCATGCGCAATTCGTCAAATTGCCGGCCAGCGGCGTGGCGCACAAACCGGCGCATTTGAGTTTTGCTCAGGCGGCCAGCCTTGGCGTGCCGTACACCACGGCGTGGGATGCGCTGGAACGCAGCCTGGTCAGCGCCGATACGCGCTTGCTGGTGATCGGCGGCGGGGCAGTGGCCACGGCGGCTTTGGCACTGGCGAAAGTACGCGGCGCGCAATTGCTGGCGGCGGCGCGCCGGCCCGAGCAGGTCGCCGATCTGCAGCAGCAGGGCTATCAGACGATTCAACTGGATAAGCCAGAAAACCTCGGTGCGCAGGTCAACGCGGTGTATCGCGGCGGCGCCGATGTGATCTTCGACACCACCGGTTTCTGGCTGCCCGCCTCGGTCGCGGCACTGGCGACCTTCGGCCGCATCGCCATCATCGCCGCGCCGGTCGACGGCCACGTGCAATTGCCGGCGCTGGCGCTCTATCGAAAAGGCGGCTCGGTGGTCGGGATCAACTCTTTGTTGTACGGCGTTGAGGCGTGCGCGGCGATGCTCGAGCAGTTCGGGCGGTTCTTCGATGAGGATCGCTTGCCGCTGCCGCAGGGCTTGGTGGAGGTGCCGCTGGCTGAAGGGCTGGCGCGCTATGACGAGGTCAATCAGGGCGGCGGCGACAAGATCATCTTGCTGCCCTGA
- a CDS encoding DMT family transporter, translating into MQTLDEGVVAAPVKRSVLRLLLLPLVILAGMGLSVEAGLLGPLGEQVGHLWATLSIFGVGSAILFLLLLFAGPQKGPALTELPRWQLIGGFLGPIYVVVLTLATPHIGIAMTMIAILSGQVGKSVLIDHFGWFGATRKKVNGERWLALGLIVVALVLIARG; encoded by the coding sequence ATGCAGACGTTGGATGAAGGGGTGGTTGCTGCACCGGTGAAAAGATCGGTGTTGCGTCTGCTGTTGCTGCCGCTGGTGATTCTCGCTGGCATGGGCTTGTCGGTGGAGGCCGGTTTGCTCGGGCCGCTGGGTGAGCAGGTCGGGCATTTGTGGGCGACGTTGAGCATCTTCGGTGTGGGTTCGGCGATTCTGTTTTTGCTCCTGCTGTTCGCCGGCCCACAGAAAGGTCCGGCGTTGACCGAACTGCCGCGCTGGCAGTTGATCGGCGGGTTTCTCGGGCCGATCTACGTGGTGGTGCTGACGCTGGCGACGCCGCATATCGGCATTGCCATGACGATGATTGCGATTTTGTCCGGTCAGGTCGGCAAGAGTGTGCTGATCGACCATTTCGGCTGGTTCGGCGCGACGCGCAAGAAGGTCAACGGCGAGCGCTGGCTGGCGTTGGGCTTGATTGTGGTGGCTTTGGTTCTGATTGCGCGGGGGTGA
- a CDS encoding DUF1427 family protein: MNYLISLAIGLGVGLLYGALDFRSPAPPAIALVGLLGMLAGEQLWPLGRQLVAGWVS; the protein is encoded by the coding sequence ATGAACTACCTCATTTCTCTGGCCATCGGCCTGGGCGTCGGCCTGCTCTATGGCGCGCTCGACTTCCGTTCTCCCGCACCACCGGCGATCGCGCTGGTCGGTCTGCTCGGCATGTTGGCCGGTGAGCAGTTGTGGCCGCTGGGCCGGCAACTGGTCGCTGGCTGGGTGTCCTGA
- a CDS encoding DMT family transporter, producing MGLVILLAVVVLAGAVLSVQAAINGRLGETVGVLRSSLLTFAVGAVVTGLLILFFEPAQAVSLLEVPKWQLTGALFGVVYMMVMVGAVPVVGTAVATVAVIVGQLGMGMLIDNFGWLGNPAIGLSSSRMLAMVCLAVALVFMYRSSRQAQ from the coding sequence ATGGGTCTGGTGATTTTGTTGGCGGTGGTGGTGTTGGCCGGTGCGGTGTTGAGTGTGCAGGCTGCGATCAATGGTCGTCTGGGGGAGACGGTGGGTGTGCTGCGTTCCAGTCTGCTGACCTTTGCGGTGGGCGCGGTGGTGACCGGGTTGTTGATTCTGTTTTTCGAGCCGGCGCAGGCGGTGAGTCTGCTTGAGGTGCCGAAATGGCAGTTGACCGGGGCGCTGTTCGGCGTGGTGTACATGATGGTGATGGTTGGCGCGGTGCCGGTGGTCGGGACGGCTGTGGCGACGGTGGCGGTGATTGTCGGGCAGTTGGGCATGGGGATGTTGATCGACAATTTTGGCTGGTTGGGGAATCCGGCGATCGGCTTGTCTTCGAGCCGGATGCTGGCCATGGTGTGTCTGGCGGTGGCTTTGGTGTTTATGTATCGGAGTTCGCGGCAGGCGCAGTGA
- a CDS encoding DUF6555 family protein: MNNAKLYVIDYTLHGTPKSFIIRSDKMDNAEAWHWASCDAGVGRIPRFGREKVQKTSKPMAEKFGLENVTWRQTN, translated from the coding sequence ATGAACAACGCAAAACTTTACGTCATCGACTACACACTGCATGGCACCCCCAAGTCGTTCATTATCCGCTCGGACAAAATGGACAACGCCGAAGCCTGGCATTGGGCAAGCTGCGACGCGGGCGTGGGTCGCATCCCGCGCTTCGGTCGCGAGAAAGTGCAAAAGACCAGCAAACCGATGGCAGAAAAATTCGGCCTGGAAAACGTCACCTGGCGCCAGACCAACTGA
- a CDS encoding metallothionein produces MSDKKCDCPGCNCTIKEGEHSYAVHGKHYCCEACAHHHKHGEECAMKGCGCAHPK; encoded by the coding sequence ATGTCCGACAAAAAATGCGACTGCCCGGGCTGCAACTGCACGATCAAAGAAGGCGAACATTCCTACGCTGTGCACGGCAAACACTATTGCTGCGAGGCTTGCGCTCATCATCACAAACACGGTGAAGAGTGTGCGATGAAGGGTTGCGGTTGCGCTCATCCGAAATAA
- a CDS encoding LysR family transcriptional regulator translates to MHGLNELGFKALRLFVAVLDHGSFSEVARREGVAPSSISRQIQLMEQALNQQLLYRHTRAVTPTEAGRTLGHHARLLLVQLEEAEQALQEQQSEPTGLVRINAPVVFGQRHLTPWLGELCARYPKLQLDIQQTDHYVDPLQEGADLLFRIGALHDSSMQARILAPHRFQVAASPTYLKRHGTPQHPDQLAQHQCLAYKGAAGQQRWFFRRDGEDWTPYTVKGPITGNHADTLTQAAQQGLGLVMFPSWLIGEAVREGTLVPVLGEYQVSNSLEPQQIAVLWPGSRRLSVKVRTVIDFFVECFGEIPYWDRA, encoded by the coding sequence ATGCACGGGCTCAACGAACTCGGATTCAAAGCGTTAAGGCTGTTTGTAGCGGTCCTCGACCACGGCAGTTTTTCCGAAGTCGCCCGCCGCGAAGGGGTCGCGCCCTCCTCCATTTCACGGCAGATCCAATTGATGGAGCAGGCGCTCAACCAGCAATTGCTCTACCGCCACACCCGCGCCGTCACCCCGACTGAAGCCGGGCGCACGCTCGGGCACCATGCGCGGTTACTGCTGGTGCAATTGGAAGAAGCCGAACAGGCGTTGCAGGAACAGCAAAGCGAACCCACCGGACTGGTGCGCATCAACGCCCCGGTGGTGTTCGGCCAGCGCCATCTGACGCCCTGGCTGGGCGAGCTCTGCGCGCGGTATCCGAAGCTGCAACTGGATATCCAGCAAACCGACCATTATGTCGACCCGCTACAGGAAGGCGCCGACCTGCTGTTTCGCATCGGCGCGCTGCACGATTCGAGCATGCAGGCACGCATTCTGGCGCCGCACCGTTTTCAGGTCGCCGCCAGCCCGACCTATCTCAAACGCCACGGCACGCCGCAGCATCCCGACCAACTCGCGCAACATCAGTGCCTGGCCTACAAAGGCGCGGCCGGTCAGCAGCGCTGGTTTTTCCGCCGTGATGGCGAGGACTGGACGCCGTACACCGTCAAAGGCCCGATCACCGGCAACCACGCCGACACCCTGACCCAGGCCGCCCAGCAAGGCTTAGGGCTGGTGATGTTTCCGTCGTGGCTGATTGGCGAAGCGGTACGCGAGGGCACACTGGTGCCGGTGCTGGGGGAATATCAGGTGTCGAACAGCCTGGAACCGCAGCAGATCGCCGTGCTGTGGCCGGGGAGCCGACGGCTGTCGGTGAAGGTCAGGACGGTGATTGATTTTTTTGTCGAGTGCTTTGGCGAGATTCCCTATTGGGACAGAGCCTGA
- a CDS encoding methyl-accepting chemotaxis protein — translation MTTQLTGLVTQVSEQAQRSDQAMERQRHETDQVATAINEMSAAAQEVAKSAQNAAVAAQQTDEEGQSAKRVVAGSIKQIHALVDDIRNSGVSLDSLQQDVSSIVGVLGVIRSIAEQTNLLALNAAIEAARAGEAGRGFAVVADEVRALASRTQISTQEIQGMIDRLQAGTQQAVEAMRRSSEAGDGTSQQANQAGASLDAMAQLIATINSMNAQIASAAEEQTAVAEEINRSVHQIAVAVDSVADETQLGAQTSRSLAELGQRLGKLVGQFRI, via the coding sequence ATGACCACGCAACTGACCGGTCTGGTCACCCAGGTCTCGGAACAGGCGCAGCGTTCCGATCAGGCGATGGAGCGTCAACGCCACGAAACCGATCAGGTCGCCACAGCGATCAACGAAATGTCCGCCGCCGCCCAGGAAGTGGCGAAGAGCGCGCAAAACGCCGCCGTCGCCGCGCAGCAGACCGACGAAGAAGGCCAGAGCGCCAAGCGCGTGGTGGCGGGCAGCATCAAGCAGATTCATGCGCTGGTCGACGATATCCGCAACAGCGGCGTGTCGCTGGACAGCCTGCAGCAGGACGTCAGTTCGATTGTCGGCGTGCTTGGGGTGATTCGTTCGATTGCCGAACAGACCAACTTGCTGGCGCTCAACGCCGCGATCGAAGCGGCACGTGCCGGTGAGGCCGGGCGTGGCTTTGCGGTGGTTGCGGACGAAGTACGCGCACTGGCCAGCCGCACGCAGATCAGCACCCAGGAAATCCAGGGCATGATCGACCGCTTGCAGGCCGGCACGCAGCAGGCGGTCGAAGCGATGCGCCGTTCCAGCGAGGCCGGCGACGGTACTTCGCAGCAAGCCAATCAGGCCGGTGCATCGCTGGACGCGATGGCGCAGCTGATTGCCACGATCAACTCGATGAACGCGCAGATCGCCAGCGCAGCGGAAGAACAGACGGCGGTGGCCGAAGAGATCAACCGCAGCGTGCATCAGATTGCCGTGGCGGTGGACAGCGTCGCCGATGAAACGCAACTGGGCGCGCAGACGTCGCGCAGTCTGGCGGAGCTGGGGCAGCGGTTGGGCAAGCTGGTCGGGCAGTTCCGTATCTGA
- the selD gene encoding selenide, water dikinase SelD yields MSEPIRLTQYSHGAGCGCKISPQVLEVILAGSGAQNLDPKLWVGNASRDDAAVYAIDAERGVVSTTDFFMPIVDDPFDFGRIAATNAISDIYAMGGDPLMAIAILGWPVNVLAPEVAREVIRGGRSVCDAAGIPLAGGHSIDAPEPIFGLAVTGLVEKRHMKRNDTATAGCLLYLTKPLGIGILTTAEKKGKLRAADVGVARDWMCTLNKPGSRFGKLAGVTAMTDVTGFGLLGHLVEMADGSQLTARIAYDRVPRLESVEYYLDQGCVPGGTLRNFDSYSSKVGRVQELHKRVLCDPQTSGGLLIAVTPEGNDEFLDVAAELGLNLAPIGELVERQTNAVEVI; encoded by the coding sequence ATGAGCGAGCCGATTCGTCTGACCCAATACAGCCATGGCGCCGGTTGTGGCTGCAAGATTTCCCCACAGGTGCTGGAAGTGATCCTCGCCGGCAGCGGCGCACAGAACCTCGATCCGAAACTCTGGGTCGGCAACGCATCGCGTGATGACGCGGCGGTGTATGCGATCGATGCCGAGCGTGGTGTGGTGTCGACCACCGATTTCTTCATGCCGATTGTCGATGACCCGTTCGACTTCGGCCGCATTGCCGCAACCAACGCGATCAGCGACATCTACGCGATGGGCGGCGATCCGTTGATGGCGATCGCGATCCTCGGCTGGCCGGTGAATGTGCTGGCGCCGGAAGTGGCGCGGGAAGTGATTCGTGGCGGTCGCTCGGTGTGCGACGCGGCGGGCATTCCGTTGGCGGGGGGGCATTCGATCGATGCGCCGGAGCCGATCTTCGGCCTCGCCGTCACCGGGCTTGTGGAAAAGCGCCACATGAAGCGCAACGACACCGCTACCGCCGGTTGCCTGTTGTACCTGACCAAACCGTTGGGCATCGGCATCCTCACTACCGCCGAAAAGAAGGGCAAGTTGCGCGCCGCCGACGTCGGTGTCGCCCGCGACTGGATGTGCACCCTGAACAAGCCCGGCAGCCGCTTCGGCAAACTCGCCGGCGTCACCGCGATGACCGACGTCACCGGTTTCGGCCTGCTCGGGCACTTGGTGGAAATGGCCGACGGCAGCCAGTTGACCGCGCGCATCGCCTACGACCGCGTACCGCGTCTGGAAAGCGTCGAGTACTACCTCGATCAGGGTTGCGTGCCGGGCGGTACGCTGCGCAACTTCGACAGCTATTCGAGCAAGGTTGGCCGCGTGCAGGAGTTGCACAAACGCGTGCTGTGCGATCCGCAGACCAGCGGTGGTCTGCTGATTGCGGTCACGCCTGAAGGCAATGACGAGTTCCTCGACGTTGCCGCCGAACTGGGCCTGAACCTTGCGCCGATCGGCGAACTGGTTGAGCGACAGACGAACGCGGTCGAGGTGATTTGA